Proteins from a genomic interval of Musa acuminata AAA Group cultivar baxijiao chromosome BXJ1-9, Cavendish_Baxijiao_AAA, whole genome shotgun sequence:
- the LOC103998927 gene encoding DEAD-box ATP-dependent RNA helicase 37 — protein MRSSWADAVANAEISAAATSASPSNVSSVAAAPSRGGRPAYVPPHLRNRQPSSEPLAPTLADGPSAARQPPAGAAPAGASRWGSGPIRDVGRPISGGGRGGQGGWHSRRDREVNPFANDDETTEATFSSQENSGINFDAYEDIPVETSGENVPPPVNTFAEIDLGDALNENIRRCKYVKPTPVQRHAIPISLAGRDLMACAQTGSGKTAAFCFPIISGIMSGPPGPRQRGSRTSYPLALILSPTRELSVQIHEEARKFAYQTGVRVVVAYGGAPINQQLRDLERGVDILVATPGRLVDMLERARVSLQHIKYLALDEADRMLDMGFEPQIRRIVEQMDMPSRGQRQTMLFSATFPKEIQRLASDFLYSYIFLAVGRVGSSTDLIVQRVEFVLDSDKRSHLMDLLHAQRDSGAHGKQALTLVFVETKRGADSLEHWLCMNGFPATTIHGDRSQQEREHALRTFKSGATPILVATDVAARGLDIPHVAHVINFDLPNDIDDYVHRIGRTGRAGNSGLATAFFNESNASLARSLSELMQEANQEVPQWLSRYAAARSHGGGGGGRNRRSGGPRFGGRDFRRDSAFSRGGGGDYYSGGGGYGGGSYGASSGYGSGGYGSAGVTSAWD, from the exons ATGCGATCTTCATGGGCTGATGCAGTCGCGAACGCCGAAATCTCGGCGGCCGCGACCAGTGCCTCTCCTAGTAACGTTTCGTCTGTCGCGGCGGCCCCCTCCCGCGGTGGTCGCCCCGCCTACGTTCCTCCTCATCTTCGGAACCGCCAGCCATCTTCTGAGCCTCTGGCGCCGACCCTCGCCGATGGTCCGTCGGCTGCTAGACAGCCGCCTGCTGGTGCCGCGCCAGCTGGTGCAAGCCGCTGGGGCAGTGGCCCCATCCGTGACGTGGGTCGCCCCATCTCTGGTGGTGGGAGAGGTGGACAGGGCGGTTGGCACTCCCGGAGGGACCGTGAGGTGAATCCTTTTGCGAACGATGATGAGACCACAGAAGCTACGTTCAGTAGCCAAGAAAATTCTGGGATCAACTTTGATGCCTACGAGGACATACCTGTTGAGACGAGCGGCGAGAATGTGCCCCCACCGGTGAACACATTTGCAGAGATTGATTTGGGCGATGCACTGAATGAGAACATTAGACGGTGCAAGTATGTGAAGCCAACCCCGGTCCAGCGACATGCGATCCCAATTTCACTTGCTGGGCGGGACCTGATGGCCTGTGCTCAGACAGGGTCGGGAAAGACAGCAGCTTTCTGCTTTCCGATTATAAGTGGTATCATGAGTGGACCACCTGGACCAAGGCAAAGAGGCTCAAGGACTTCTTACCCACTCGCACTGATTTTATCACCTACCCGCGAGCTTTCTGTTCAG ATACATGAAGAGGCTAGGAAGTTTGCTTACCAGACTGGTGTCAGGGTTGTCGTTGCCTATGGTGGTGCTCCAATTAATCAACAG TTGCGAGATTTGGAAAGGGGTGTTGACATTCTTGTGGCAACTCCTGGTCGTCTAGTAGATATGCTTGAGAGAGCTAGAGTTTCATTGCAACACATTAAATACTTGGCCTTAGATGAGGCTGACAGAATGCTTGACATGGGTTTTGAGCCACAAATTCGAAGAATTGTTGAACAAATGGACATGCCTTCACGAGGCCAAAGGCAGACTATGCTGTTCAGTGCAACATTTCCAAAGGAGATACAG AGATTGGCTTCTGACTTCCTTTATAGTTACATCTTTCTTGCTGTTGGAAGAGTTGGTTCTAGTACTGATTTGATTGTTCAGAGAGTGGAGTTTGTACTTGATTCAGACAAAAGAAGCCACCTTATGGACCTtcttcatgcccaaagagatagtGGTGCTCATGGAAAA CAAGCTTTAACTTTGGTCTTTGTGGAGACAAAAAGAGGAGCTGATTCATTGGAACACTGGCTGTGTATGAATGGGTTTCCTGCAACCACTATTCATGGGGATAGGAGTCAGCAG GAAAGAGAGCATGCTCTGCGAACTTTCAAGAGTGGTGCAACTCCTATTCTTGTTGCAACAGATGTTGCAGCCCGTGGGTTAGATATTCCGCATGTGGCACATGTCATCAATTTTGACCTACCCAATGATATTGATGACTATGTACACCGTATTGGAAGGACAGGCAGAGCTGGGAATTCAGGTCTGGCGACTGCTTTTTTCAATGAGAGCAATGCATCCCTGGCGAGGTCGTTGTCTGAGCTTATGCAGGAAGCAAACCAGGAGGTGCCACAGTGGCTCTCCCGCTATGCTGCAGCTCGTTCTCACGggggcggcggcggtggcagaAACCGGAGATCTGGTGGGCCTCGCTTTGGTGGTCGTGATTTCAGGAGAGATTCTGCCTTCAGCAGGGGCGGGGGAGGAGATTACTACAGCGGGGGCGGTGGATACGGAGGAGGATCATATGGTGCGTCTTCAGGTTATGGGAGTGGTGGCTACGGGAGTGCTGGGGTGACAAGTGCTTGGGATTAG
- the LOC135593776 gene encoding carbon catabolite repressor protein 4 homolog 1-like, which produces MLTVLRVHLPSEIPVVGCEITPYVLLRWPDGSISNDDVPESAPLNGYCMRYKWYRNLGDQKVAVCSVHPTEQATLQCLVCLKEKVPIAKSYHCTPRCFSDAWQHHRSLHERAKKAASENGTDEEEVFGRFNSSGSGSFNPGLCGIAPNLLQSPGLNNGPISVYPTTVADKSGEAWSEVARSRTYTPTADDINHVLKFECVAVDVETRIPVGNVNTVLTSRVIPAPSPTPRHMVPVNGDLLGQLDLDGRTSSGTFSVLSYNILSDAYATSEAYSYCPTWALSWPYRRQNLLREIIGYHADILCLQEVQNDHFEEFFAPELDKHGYQALYKKKTSEVYGGNSNAVDGCATFFRRDRFSHVKKYEVEFNKAAQSVTDVAMTAGQKKVALSRLIKDNIALIVVLEAKFSNHGTDNSGKRQLICVANTHVSVHHEHKDVKLWQVHTLLKGLEKIAVSADIPMLVCGDFNAVPGSAPHALLANGKVEPLHLDLAVDPLGILRPTSKITHQLPLVSAYSSFARMVGVSPGLEQQRRRMDASTHEPLFTNCTRDFIGTVDYIFYTADSLSVESLLELLDEENLRKNTAIPSPEWSSDHIALLAEFRCKPRIRR; this is translated from the exons ATGCTGACCGTGCTGCGGGTTCATCTGCCGTCGGAGATACCCGTCGTTGGCTGCGAGATCACGCCCTATGTTCTCTTGCGCTGGCCCGATGGCTCCATCTCAAACGACGACGTCCCCGAGTCTGCCCCGCTCAATGGCTACTGCATGAGATATAAGTG GTACCGAAATCTGGGTGACCAAAAAGTTGCTGTATGCAGTGTGCATCCGACTGAGCAAGCAACTCTGCAGTGTTTGGTCTGCCTTAAGGAGAAAGTGCCCATCGCCAAGAGTTACCATTGTACACCAAGGTGCTTCTCTGATGCTTGGCAGCATCATCGTTCGTTGCATGAACGAGCAAAGAAAGCAGCAAGTGAAAATGGAACTGATGAGGAAGAGGTCTTTGGACGTTTTAATAGTAGTGGATCTGGAAGTTTTAACCCAGGGCTCTGTGGTATTGCACCCAATTTACTTCAGAGTCCAGGCCTTAATAATGGTCCAATTTCTGTATATCCTACAACTGTTGCTGATAAAAGTGGGGAAGCTTGGTCTGAAGTTGCTCGTTCTAGGACGTACACACCAACAGCTGATGATATTAACCATGTTCTTAAGTTTGAATGTGTAGCTGTAGATGTGGAGACAAGAATACCTGTTGGAAATGTAAATACTGTTTTGACATCCCGTGTAATTCCAGCACCTTCTCCGACTCCACGTCACATGGTTCCAGTGAATGGTGacctcttggggcaattggatctAGATGGGCGAACATCTTCTGGGACTTTCTCAGTTCTTTCATACAACATTCTCTCTGATGCCTATGCCACAAGCGAGGCGTATAGCTACTGCCCAACTTGGGCCCTTTCATGGCCCTACCGCAGGCAAAACTTGTTGCGGGAAATAATTGGCTACCATGCTGATATACTTTGTCTTCAAGAG GTCCAGAATGACCATTTTGAAGAATTCTTTGCCCCGGAACTTGATAAACATGGATATCAAGCACTTTACAAGAAAAAAACTTCAGAG GTTTATGGTGGCAACTCAAATGCTGTTGATGGTTGTGCTACATTTTTCCGCAGGGACAGATTTTCACATGTAAAAAAATATGAG GTTGAATTCAACAAGGCTGCACAGTCTGTAACAGATGTTGCAATGACAGCTGGTCAGAAGAAAGTTGCTTTGAGTCGTTTAATAAAG GATAATATTGCCCTCATTGTGGTTCTGGAAGCAAAATTTAGTAACCATGGCACTGACAATTCTGGAAAGAGGCAGCTAATTTGTGTG GCAAACACGCACGTAAGTGTCCATCATGAACATAAGGATGTTAAGCTTTGGCAG GTTCATACTCTTTTAAAAGGATTGGAGAAAATTGCTGTTAGTGCAGATATTCCGATGCTGGTTTGTGGAGATTTTAACGCTGTACCAGGAAG TGCCCCTCATGCGCTTCTTGCAAATGGCAAAGTTGAACCACTGCATCTAGATTTGGCTGTAGATCCCTTGGGGATTCTGCGCCCTACAAGCAAGATAACTCACCAGCTTCCATTG GTCAGTGCATACTCATCATTTGCAAGAATGGTTGGAGTCAGTCCTGGACTAGAGCAGCAGAGGAGGAGAATGGATGCCTCAACACATGAACCTTTGTTTACAAATTGCACCAGGGATTTTATTGGCACTGTTGATTACATATTTTACACAG CGGACTCACTTTCGGTAGAATCTCTGTTGGAGCTCTTAGACGAGGAGAACCTGCGCAAGAACACTGCAATCCCTTCTCCTGAATGGTCATCTGATCATATAGCACTTCTAGCAGAATTTCGGTGCAAGCCTAGAATTAGACGCTGA